A section of the Felis catus isolate Fca126 chromosome B2, F.catus_Fca126_mat1.0, whole genome shotgun sequence genome encodes:
- the SLC2A12 gene encoding solute carrier family 2, facilitated glucose transporter member 12 isoform X3: MVPVENREGPALLNPKGRAAETDGSGAASGSRHPPGARGCGMFTLLSSVTAAVSGLLVGYELGLISGALLQIRTLLALTCHEQEMVVSSLLMGALLASLTGGVLIDRYGRRAAIILSSCLLGLGSLVLILSSSYTVLIAGRVALGVSISLSSIATCVYIAEIAPQHRRGLLVSLNELMIVIGILFAYISNYAFANVSHGWKYMFGLVIPLGILQAIAMYFLPPSPRFLVMKGHEEAASKVLRRLRAVSDTTEELTGIKSSLKDEYQYSFWDLFRSKDNMRTRIMIGLTLVFFVQVTGQPNILFYASTVLKSVGFQSNEAASLASTGVGVVKVISTIPATLLVDHVGSKTFLCIGSSVMAASLMTMGIVNLNIPMNFTNICRSHSPVNQSLDESVFYGPGNLSASDDTLRELYKELTARSQSSLMPMRNDMDKKGVTHLPNTGLSQAQYQIVTDPADVPAFLKWLSLASLLVYVAAFSIGLGPRQACEERMVTKFYK; the protein is encoded by the exons GTTGCGGCATGTTTACTCTCCTGTCGTCCGTCACTGCTGCTGTCAGTGGCCTCCTGGTGGGTTATGAACTTGGGCTCATCTCTGGAGCCCTTCTGCAGATAAGAACCTTATTAGCCCTAACCTGCCACGAGCAGGAGATGGTTGTGAGCTCCCTCCTCATGGGGGCCTTGCTCGCCTCTCTCACTGGAGGGGTCCTGATTGACAGATATGGACGAAGGGCTGCCATCATCTTGTCATCCTGCCTACTTGGACTCGGAAGCCTGGTGTTGATACTCAGTTCATCTTACACGGTCCTCATAGCGGGACGCGTTGCTCTAGGGGTTTCCATTTCACTCTCTTCAATTGCCACATGTGTTTACATCGCAGAGATTGCTCCCCAACACAGAAGAGGCCTGCTTGTGTCACTGAATGAGCTGATGATTGTCATCGGCATACTTTTTGCCTACATCTCAAATTATGCGTTTGCCAATGTTTCCCATGGCTGGAAGTACATGTTTGGCCTTGTCATTCCCTTGGGAATTTTGCAGGccattgcaatgtattttctgcCTCCAAGTCCCCGGTTTCTGGTGATGAAAGGACACGAGGAAGCTGCTAGCAAGGTTCTCAGAAGGTTGAGAGCCGTCTCAGATACAACTGAGGAACTCACTGGGATCAAATCTTCCCTGAAAGATGAATATCAGTATAGTTTCTGGGATCTGTTTCGATCAAAGGACAACATGAGGACCCGGATAATGATAGGCCTAACATTGGTATTTTTTGTGCAAGTCACTGGTCAGCCAAACATATTATTCTATGCGTCAACTGTTTTGAAGTCCGTTGGCTTCCAAAGCAATGAGGCAGCGAGCCTCGCCTCCACTGGGGTTGGGGTCGTCAAGGTCATCAGCACCATCCCCGCCACTCTTCTTGTAGACCACGTTGGGAGCAAAACCTTCCTTTGTATCGGCTCCTCTGTGATGGCAGCTTCATTGATGACCATGGGCATCGTGAATCTCAACATCCCCATGAACTTCACCAATATCTGCAGAAGCCATAGCCCTGTCAACCAATCATTGGATGAGTCTGTGTTCTATGGGCCCGGAAACCTGTCAGCCAGTGATGACACTCTTAGAGAGCTCTATAAGGAGCTCACTGCCCGCAGCCAAAGCTCCCTAATGCCCATGAGAAATGACATGGATAAGAAAGGAGTGACACACTTACCAAATACTGGACTGAGCCAAGCTCAATACCAGATAGTCACAGATCCCGCGGACGTCCCAGCTTTCTTGAAATGGCTTTCCTTAGCCAGCTTGCTTGTTTATGTTGCTGCTTTTTCCATTGGTCTAGGACCAA GACAAGCCTGTGAAGAAAGAATGGTCACCAAATTTTACAAATGA